Proteins co-encoded in one Klebsiella michiganensis genomic window:
- a CDS encoding short-chain dehydrogenase gives MTSKTEKWFITGASGGLGLALTRRVLEAGNTVVAAVRNPAALAGLQQQFAAQLIVEKLDVTDFASLPEIAKKHGDSDVIVNNAGGAIIGAMEEFTEQEIEHQFALNLLSPVHITRAFLPALRAKKQGRLIYITSMGGRVAFPGGAFYHTAKYGLEGFAESTAQEVAEFNIKVQIIEPGSIKTNFQANVRWTEESEAYKNGTVGQLRRWIAEHGEESNAGDPQKMADAIYTLSQQAEPPLRTALGADAFQILKGSYEKSLQSLEEQKALSASVVIEGKTGFIPE, from the coding sequence ATGACGTCTAAAACTGAAAAGTGGTTTATCACCGGAGCTTCCGGTGGCCTGGGCCTGGCGCTGACCCGCCGCGTGCTGGAAGCGGGCAATACCGTTGTGGCCGCGGTGCGTAATCCTGCCGCTCTGGCCGGGCTGCAGCAGCAGTTTGCCGCGCAGCTTATCGTTGAAAAACTGGATGTGACTGACTTTGCCAGCCTGCCAGAGATCGCCAAAAAGCACGGCGATAGCGACGTCATCGTCAATAACGCCGGGGGGGCTATCATCGGGGCGATGGAAGAGTTCACCGAGCAGGAAATTGAGCATCAGTTTGCCCTGAACCTGCTTTCGCCGGTGCACATCACTCGCGCATTCCTGCCGGCCTTACGCGCTAAAAAACAAGGCCGCCTGATTTACATCACCAGCATGGGCGGCCGCGTCGCTTTCCCTGGCGGGGCGTTCTACCATACGGCGAAGTATGGCCTGGAAGGGTTTGCTGAAAGTACCGCGCAGGAAGTGGCGGAGTTCAACATCAAGGTGCAAATTATCGAGCCAGGTTCGATTAAAACTAACTTCCAGGCGAATGTACGCTGGACGGAAGAGTCCGAAGCCTACAAAAACGGTACCGTGGGGCAGCTGCGCCGCTGGATTGCCGAGCACGGCGAAGAGAGCAACGCCGGTGATCCGCAGAAAATGGCCGATGCTATTTATACCCTCAGCCAGCAGGCGGAGCCGCCGCTGAGAACTGCGCTCGGTGCGGATGCGTTCCAAATCCTCAAGGGCAGCTATGAGAAGAGCCTGCAGTCGCTGGAGGAGCAAAAAGCGCTGTCGGCCTCGGTGGTGATTGAAGGCAAAACCGGATTTATTCCTGAGTAA
- a CDS encoding HxlR family transcriptional regulator: MKNEPLCSAPCPIARSLGRIGDSWSIMILRDALAGFTRFDEFQKSSNVAPNILSRRLKELVDDGLLEKVCYSSAPPRYEYHLTQRGRDFRMVLLALAEWGNRHFAPEGRQMQLVERETQRPVEPILTDKETGEPIVPGKYAMVPGPAASPMMKYRHDYLQRKHAGDAGLKFQPEPYREPQ, encoded by the coding sequence ATGAAAAATGAACCTCTGTGCAGTGCTCCCTGCCCCATTGCCCGTAGCCTTGGCCGTATTGGCGATAGCTGGAGCATCATGATCCTGCGGGATGCCCTGGCCGGTTTTACCCGCTTCGATGAGTTTCAGAAGAGCAGCAACGTGGCGCCCAATATTCTTTCACGCCGCCTGAAAGAGCTGGTTGATGACGGTTTGCTGGAGAAGGTTTGCTACAGCAGCGCGCCGCCGCGCTACGAATATCACCTCACCCAGCGCGGGCGCGATTTCCGCATGGTGCTGCTCGCACTGGCGGAATGGGGCAATCGCCATTTCGCGCCCGAGGGACGGCAGATGCAGTTGGTTGAGCGTGAAACCCAGCGTCCGGTAGAGCCGATCCTCACCGATAAAGAAACCGGCGAGCCGATTGTGCCCGGAAAATACGCCATGGTGCCGGGCCCCGCGGCCTCACCGATGATGAAGTATCGCCACGACTACCTGCAGCGCAAGCACGCCGGTGATGCCGGGCTTAAATTCCAGCCAGAACCGTACAGAGAACCCCAGTAA
- a CDS encoding hemolysin D — protein MNTANKKKLITLTVLGAAVLAAAGYGAWWWQSGRFIQSTDDAYIGGDISAISTKVSGYIQQIAVQDNMAVKKGDLLIRIDDRDYQAALAKALGEVAAQQAALADIAATRQLQQATIEGSAASLAAAAAATDKTANDNRRYNALEASSAISAQIRDNASADYRRARAEQSKALADKAVAQRQLAVLDAREKQTQAALEQAQANLAMAKLNLSYTEIRAPFDGVIGNRRAWTGSFVTSGTQLLSLVPSQGLWVDANFKENQLAHMRAGLPVTVVADVLPNHTFKGHVTSVSPATGSRFSILPAENATGNFTKIVQRVPVRIALEGDGAKLDVLRPGLSVIVTVDQKSTR, from the coding sequence ATGAACACCGCCAATAAGAAAAAATTGATAACGCTTACCGTGCTCGGTGCTGCGGTACTCGCGGCCGCAGGATATGGCGCATGGTGGTGGCAAAGCGGACGTTTTATTCAGTCTACTGACGACGCCTACATCGGCGGGGATATCAGCGCTATTTCAACCAAAGTGTCCGGTTACATTCAGCAGATTGCGGTGCAGGACAACATGGCGGTGAAAAAAGGCGACCTGCTGATCCGCATTGATGACCGAGACTATCAGGCCGCACTGGCGAAAGCCCTCGGCGAGGTTGCCGCCCAGCAGGCTGCCCTGGCGGATATCGCCGCCACGCGCCAGCTACAACAGGCGACTATCGAAGGTTCTGCAGCCTCCCTGGCGGCAGCGGCGGCGGCAACGGACAAAACGGCCAACGACAACCGTCGCTATAACGCCCTGGAAGCCTCAAGCGCGATTTCAGCCCAGATACGTGACAACGCTTCGGCGGATTATCGCCGGGCGCGAGCGGAACAAAGCAAAGCCCTGGCCGATAAGGCCGTAGCCCAGCGACAGCTCGCGGTGCTTGATGCCCGTGAAAAGCAAACCCAGGCCGCGCTGGAACAGGCGCAGGCTAACCTGGCGATGGCGAAGCTGAATCTTAGCTATACCGAAATTCGCGCCCCGTTCGACGGCGTGATAGGCAACCGCCGCGCGTGGACAGGCTCCTTCGTGACCAGCGGCACGCAGCTGCTCTCGCTGGTGCCTTCCCAGGGGCTTTGGGTCGATGCCAATTTCAAGGAAAACCAGCTGGCGCATATGCGGGCCGGTTTACCGGTGACCGTGGTTGCAGACGTGCTGCCAAACCACACCTTTAAAGGACACGTCACCAGCGTCTCCCCGGCGACCGGCTCGCGATTCAGCATACTCCCAGCGGAAAATGCCACGGGTAACTTCACCAAAATAGTCCAGCGAGTCCCGGTACGGATCGCGCTGGAAGGTGACGGCGCAAAACTGGATGTGCTTCGTCCGGGGCTGTCGGTCATCGTAACTGTCGATCAAAAGAGCACGCGATGA
- a CDS encoding semialdehyde dehydrogenase, which translates to MKIVIVGSGGMVGQGVLLASLAAKDVSDIILLVRKQPEGEHDPRLRYVVSGDLLTFDATDPLFSDVDACFFCAGISSSGVSEAAYRRVTYDMTLRVAEQLKARSPQMKFIYVSGAGADNSGKSSQMWARVRGEVENALLALFPGKAAIFRPAVILPTPEVQSRTPAYRLLYTVIAPVMRLISATTGKRFLSIIDIGNAMLNITRFGVEKTIMAKPDIVACADRRR; encoded by the coding sequence ATGAAAATTGTGATTGTAGGTTCCGGCGGCATGGTCGGGCAGGGTGTTCTGCTGGCGAGCCTGGCGGCAAAAGACGTGAGCGACATTATACTGCTCGTCAGGAAACAGCCTGAGGGCGAGCACGATCCCCGTCTTCGTTACGTGGTGAGCGGCGACCTGCTGACGTTCGACGCGACAGACCCGCTATTCAGCGATGTGGATGCGTGTTTCTTCTGCGCCGGGATCAGCTCCTCCGGCGTCAGCGAGGCTGCATATCGGCGGGTCACTTACGACATGACGCTGCGGGTGGCGGAACAGCTCAAAGCCCGCAGTCCGCAGATGAAGTTTATTTATGTCTCCGGAGCGGGGGCAGACAATAGCGGGAAAAGCTCGCAGATGTGGGCCCGGGTGCGGGGTGAAGTGGAAAACGCATTGCTGGCGTTATTCCCTGGCAAGGCCGCTATCTTCCGTCCGGCGGTTATTTTGCCGACGCCGGAAGTGCAGTCCCGAACGCCGGCTTACCGGCTCCTGTATACCGTTATTGCCCCGGTAATGCGTCTTATCAGCGCCACTACCGGCAAGCGATTTTTATCGATTATCGACATCGGCAACGCCATGCTGAATATCACGCGTTTCGGCGTGGAAAAAACCATTATGGCGAAGCCGGACATTGTGGCCTGCGCCGACCGCCGTCGCTAG
- a CDS encoding lysine transporter LysE, which translates to MSVTDALFAFTLAATLLTLTPGLDTALILRTAAAEGGKKAFHAALGIDVGCFVWGALVAFGLGALLAVSEFAYTLLKWCGAAYLCWLGIQLLVRPRESFSLAAAESTRANNWFLRGMLGNVLNPKMGVFYVSFLPQFIPAGHSPILWTFLLVSIHVALGTLWSLTLILATRYASGVLRKPGVVKWMDRITGCVFLLFAAKLASSRR; encoded by the coding sequence ATGTCCGTCACTGATGCGCTTTTTGCTTTCACGCTAGCCGCCACCTTGCTCACGCTTACCCCCGGCCTTGATACCGCGCTTATCCTGAGAACCGCCGCCGCAGAAGGGGGCAAAAAAGCTTTTCATGCCGCGCTTGGCATCGACGTCGGCTGTTTTGTATGGGGCGCGCTGGTTGCCTTTGGGCTGGGTGCTCTGTTGGCGGTTTCTGAATTTGCCTACACCCTGCTGAAGTGGTGCGGTGCGGCGTATTTATGCTGGCTGGGTATTCAGTTGCTTGTGCGTCCTCGGGAGAGTTTTAGCCTCGCTGCTGCTGAATCAACCCGCGCCAACAACTGGTTTTTACGCGGAATGTTAGGCAACGTGCTTAACCCGAAAATGGGCGTGTTTTACGTCTCTTTCCTGCCGCAGTTTATTCCCGCCGGGCACTCCCCGATCCTCTGGACTTTCCTGCTAGTTTCCATTCATGTGGCGCTCGGTACGCTGTGGTCCCTGACGCTGATTCTTGCCACGCGCTACGCTTCCGGCGTGCTCCGAAAGCCAGGGGTCGTAAAATGGATGGATCGCATCACCGGCTGCGTGTTCCTGCTGTTTGCCGCGAAGCTGGCAAGTAGCCGACGTTAA
- a CDS encoding major facilitator transporter, with amino-acid sequence MALLTALLMFPQMVETLYSPALTDIARHFSVTPQDAGWTLSLYFLGFAAGVLFWGRICDLLGRKPALLLGLLCYAGGAFAALTASHFMLLLAARMLAAFGAATGSVVTQTVLRDRFNGSELARIFSFMGIALAVSPALGLWLGGVIVSAAGFEGVFYLLAGLAIALLAWSAWQLEETRPPLNARQGFVAVMRRLLRDMQIWRAIGLVALFNISLFSYYSQGPFLFQSLGFSPAAFGLTGGGLALGSLAGAQLNHVLMKRGLSAKILLNVASVIGLAGSVSAGLLMHSLWFLAPMFLVMIAFSMAIPVVLGTALSAYADCRGTAGALFGFAYYLLIGIGLMVSGWGQQLGITLVVCAVGVVLVGRGYRRG; translated from the coding sequence ATGGCGCTATTAACGGCGCTGCTGATGTTTCCGCAGATGGTGGAAACTCTTTATAGTCCGGCGCTGACCGATATCGCCCGGCATTTTTCTGTAACCCCCCAGGACGCGGGCTGGACGCTCTCGCTGTACTTTTTGGGCTTTGCCGCCGGGGTGCTTTTTTGGGGAAGGATTTGCGATCTTTTAGGTCGTAAACCGGCGCTGCTGCTGGGGCTGCTTTGCTATGCGGGAGGTGCGTTTGCGGCGCTCACGGCATCGCATTTTATGCTGCTATTGGCGGCACGTATGCTGGCGGCTTTTGGTGCGGCCACGGGATCGGTAGTCACCCAAACGGTGCTGCGCGATCGTTTTAACGGCAGTGAGCTGGCGCGAATATTTTCCTTTATGGGTATAGCGCTGGCGGTGAGCCCGGCGCTGGGCCTTTGGCTGGGCGGGGTGATTGTCTCCGCCGCAGGTTTCGAAGGCGTATTTTACCTGCTGGCAGGTTTGGCTATTGCTCTGCTGGCCTGGAGTGCGTGGCAGCTTGAGGAAACAAGGCCGCCGCTGAACGCCCGGCAAGGGTTTGTCGCGGTGATGAGGCGTCTGCTGCGGGACATGCAGATCTGGCGAGCAATCGGACTGGTGGCGCTGTTCAATATCAGCCTGTTTAGCTACTACAGCCAGGGGCCATTTCTGTTTCAATCCTTAGGCTTTAGCCCCGCCGCTTTTGGCCTGACTGGCGGCGGGCTGGCGCTCGGTTCTTTGGCGGGGGCGCAGCTTAATCATGTCCTGATGAAACGGGGGCTGAGCGCTAAAATATTGCTGAATGTGGCGAGTGTCATAGGGCTGGCGGGCAGCGTTAGCGCCGGGTTACTGATGCACAGCCTCTGGTTTTTAGCCCCGATGTTTTTGGTCATGATTGCGTTTTCAATGGCGATTCCGGTGGTGCTCGGCACCGCGCTTAGTGCCTATGCTGATTGCCGGGGTACGGCCGGGGCGCTGTTCGGCTTTGCTTACTATTTACTGATAGGCATTGGGCTGATGGTATCCGGCTGGGGTCAGCAGTTGGGGATCACGTTGGTGGTTTGTGCCGTGGGGGTGGTGCTCGTGGGGCGGGGGTATCGGCGAGGGTAA
- a CDS encoding chemotaxis protein, with product MKLSNLRVGVRLSGGFFLLLLLMILMGIGASLFSRNNVHAVDEMINQHLLKERLVEEWLAQVDKSSGNAIAAMGTENAILRKKLLASIAQNSAVTTRVQSQLTSLIALETGKHLLANLVPVREKYLQVRSEGLARAERSEHEGMDTYISERFIPVSEEYRQALQALLDFQKQLIDNTHTSIQTNSRNNEFLMLLLVAFGVALGAATAWYITRSITHPLRQAVNVAGKVAQGDLTAEVHVHSRDELGQLMRSLKEMITSLGSTVRNVSTGAESIALAADEIDAGNQDLASRTEEQAASVEQTAATLEQLTSTIKSTASNAHRVNTLFNESGEMVKANSERMHVVADAMGEIHDDAGRMTDIITAIEGIAFQTNILALNAAVEAARAGEQGRGFAVVAGEVRTLAQRSSASAKEIREIISASVNKITDGRKLVTEADAGMQEIVENVARVQQLVDEIARASNEQSDGIAQINAAMGQIDTTTQQNASLVEQSSAASGSLKEQSGMLLSSIRVFTLHGA from the coding sequence ATGAAACTAAGTAATTTGCGTGTAGGCGTAAGACTGAGCGGCGGTTTTTTCCTGCTACTGTTGTTGATGATTCTGATGGGGATCGGCGCCAGCTTGTTCAGTCGCAACAATGTCCATGCTGTTGATGAGATGATTAACCAGCATTTGCTCAAAGAAAGGCTGGTCGAGGAATGGCTGGCGCAAGTCGATAAAAGCAGCGGGAACGCTATCGCGGCAATGGGAACGGAAAATGCAATACTGCGTAAAAAACTGCTCGCCAGCATTGCGCAGAATTCGGCGGTAACAACCCGAGTCCAGTCTCAGCTCACGTCTCTGATTGCGTTAGAAACCGGTAAACACCTGCTGGCTAATCTTGTGCCAGTGCGAGAAAAGTATTTGCAGGTTCGTTCTGAGGGGTTAGCCCGGGCTGAGCGGAGTGAACATGAGGGCATGGATACCTATATCTCGGAACGTTTTATCCCGGTAAGCGAAGAATACAGACAGGCGCTACAGGCCCTGCTGGATTTCCAAAAGCAGCTTATCGACAACACGCATACCAGTATCCAGACTAACTCCCGGAATAATGAGTTTCTCATGCTGCTGCTGGTAGCGTTTGGTGTGGCCCTTGGGGCGGCAACGGCCTGGTATATAACCCGCAGTATTACGCATCCGTTACGGCAGGCAGTTAACGTGGCCGGCAAGGTGGCGCAGGGAGATCTCACGGCAGAGGTGCATGTGCATTCCCGGGACGAACTAGGACAACTCATGCGGTCATTAAAAGAGATGATTACTTCGCTGGGAAGCACGGTGCGGAACGTCAGCACCGGGGCGGAAAGTATTGCCCTTGCTGCCGATGAAATAGATGCCGGTAACCAGGATCTGGCCTCGCGAACAGAGGAACAGGCTGCCAGCGTTGAGCAAACTGCCGCGACGCTGGAGCAGTTAACGTCGACCATCAAGAGCACCGCCAGCAATGCCCATCGGGTTAATACGCTGTTTAATGAGTCCGGGGAAATGGTAAAGGCTAACAGCGAACGTATGCATGTTGTTGCCGATGCAATGGGCGAAATTCATGATGATGCAGGCAGGATGACCGATATCATCACGGCCATTGAAGGTATTGCTTTCCAGACGAATATCCTGGCATTAAATGCCGCCGTTGAGGCTGCCAGAGCGGGAGAACAAGGGCGTGGTTTTGCGGTGGTGGCAGGGGAAGTCAGAACCCTGGCGCAGAGAAGTTCGGCTTCCGCGAAAGAGATTCGTGAAATTATTAGCGCGTCGGTGAACAAAATAACCGATGGTCGTAAGCTAGTGACAGAAGCGGACGCAGGTATGCAGGAGATCGTTGAAAATGTTGCCCGCGTGCAGCAGCTGGTGGATGAAATCGCCAGAGCAAGTAATGAGCAAAGCGACGGTATCGCGCAAATAAATGCTGCGATGGGGCAGATTGATACCACCACTCAGCAAAACGCCTCCCTGGTTGAGCAGTCCTCCGCGGCCAGCGGTTCGCTGAAGGAACAGTCCGGCATGCTGCTGAGCAGCATTCGTGTCTTTACGCTGCACGGCGCATAG
- a CDS encoding TetR family transcriptional regulator, with amino-acid sequence MSVDRRTLNRLATRQKISNVATRLFLEKGFEQVTIDEIAAAAEVGRMTVFNHFPRKEDMFFDREEEGLEMLRHALHQRDKNTGPLEALRRFAHHLVVQNSPVVAFSVAGQGFVSTIENSPALKARAREIRDEFTQVLAYELAAGAGLEKHDPQTQLAAGLVLATWSTALILAHRTFSQTRSNAAAAAVFLDLIDRGTAGVIVAMEGTVYGEK; translated from the coding sequence ATGTCCGTCGATCGCCGAACGCTTAACCGACTCGCCACCCGCCAGAAAATATCTAACGTCGCCACCCGGCTGTTTCTGGAGAAGGGGTTTGAGCAGGTGACAATTGATGAAATCGCCGCGGCGGCAGAGGTGGGAAGAATGACGGTGTTCAACCACTTCCCGCGCAAAGAGGACATGTTCTTCGATCGCGAAGAAGAGGGGCTGGAGATGCTGCGCCATGCGCTGCACCAGCGGGATAAAAACACCGGGCCGCTGGAAGCGCTGCGCCGCTTTGCTCACCACCTGGTCGTGCAAAACAGTCCGGTGGTGGCCTTCTCCGTTGCCGGGCAGGGGTTTGTCTCGACGATTGAGAACAGCCCGGCGCTTAAGGCGAGAGCCCGGGAGATACGAGATGAATTTACCCAGGTGCTGGCGTATGAACTGGCCGCCGGGGCTGGCCTTGAAAAGCACGATCCGCAAACCCAGCTGGCGGCGGGACTGGTGCTGGCAACGTGGAGTACGGCGCTGATTCTGGCTCACCGGACTTTTAGTCAGACGCGGAGTAACGCCGCCGCTGCCGCCGTGTTTCTTGACCTGATCGACAGGGGAACTGCCGGCGTTATCGTGGCGATGGAGGGGACGGTTTACGGCGAAAAATAA
- a CDS encoding MFS transporter, translating into MNKALVVIFSTICLDAVGIGLVFPILPRLLEEVTHTPDIAHWIGIMTALYALMQFVFAPLLGALSDNYGRRPVLLVSLVGAAVNYLIMAFAPHLWMLLLGRAIAGLTSANVSVAMAYITDVTPADKRARRFGLFNAMFGAGFIIGPVLGGLLGDYWVRLPFIAAAVLNTVNLLMALFMLPESREPTRQRFSFAVLNPLQPLRRIFTLKGLIPIAMVFFILSATGEVYGTCWALWGADTFGWNGLWIGLSLGAYGICQTLTQALLPGPITRWLGERGAVLFGIFSSCIALAMLAFVQAGWQVFVIMPLFGLGGVGAPALQALATRRVDEASQGQLQGILASAVSLASIIAPLGFSSFYFVVRESWPGAIWLSVIVVYVIAVPLVLFSTRGRQAEHNPA; encoded by the coding sequence ATGAACAAAGCGCTGGTTGTGATTTTCTCCACCATTTGCCTGGATGCCGTCGGCATTGGCCTGGTCTTTCCCATTCTGCCGCGCCTGCTGGAAGAGGTGACGCACACCCCGGATATCGCCCACTGGATCGGCATCATGACCGCGCTGTATGCCCTGATGCAGTTTGTTTTCGCCCCGCTGCTCGGTGCGCTGAGCGACAACTATGGCCGCCGCCCCGTGTTACTCGTTTCTCTTGTCGGGGCCGCCGTGAACTATCTGATCATGGCCTTCGCACCGCACCTGTGGATGTTGTTGCTGGGCCGCGCCATCGCCGGGCTGACCAGCGCTAACGTCTCGGTGGCAATGGCTTACATCACCGACGTCACCCCGGCAGATAAACGCGCCCGCCGCTTCGGGCTGTTTAACGCCATGTTTGGCGCCGGGTTTATCATTGGTCCGGTGCTTGGCGGCCTGCTGGGCGATTATTGGGTGCGGCTGCCGTTTATTGCGGCGGCGGTGCTAAACACCGTTAACCTGCTGATGGCGCTATTTATGCTGCCAGAATCCCGCGAACCCACGCGCCAGCGGTTCAGTTTTGCCGTGCTTAATCCCCTGCAGCCTTTGCGCCGGATTTTCACCCTGAAAGGGCTTATCCCGATTGCGATGGTCTTTTTCATCCTGAGCGCAACCGGCGAAGTGTACGGCACCTGCTGGGCGCTCTGGGGGGCCGATACTTTCGGCTGGAACGGGCTGTGGATTGGACTTTCTCTCGGCGCTTACGGCATCTGCCAGACGCTAACGCAGGCGCTGCTTCCCGGCCCGATAACCCGCTGGCTGGGCGAGCGCGGGGCGGTGCTTTTCGGCATCTTTAGCTCGTGTATCGCGCTGGCGATGCTGGCCTTTGTGCAAGCAGGTTGGCAGGTGTTTGTGATTATGCCGCTCTTCGGGCTCGGCGGCGTCGGCGCCCCGGCCCTGCAGGCGTTAGCCACCCGCAGAGTGGATGAAGCGAGTCAGGGGCAGCTACAGGGGATTCTGGCTTCAGCGGTCAGCCTGGCGTCTATCATTGCCCCGCTGGGCTTCTCAAGCTTCTATTTTGTGGTGCGGGAATCCTGGCCCGGCGCAATCTGGCTGTCGGTGATTGTGGTGTACGTCATTGCCGTGCCGCTGGTGTTATTCAGCACTCGCGGCAGACAAGCCGAGCATAATCCAGCCTAG
- a CDS encoding AraC family transcriptional regulator, whose translation MSWLSADAEFNPDTLNNSVIGVQAELGDHDSGLHRHRMGQLLFTREGCVKLTLDEGRMLSLLPPGKVAWLPGGVSHRAEMKSSVAYRSIWFDTKRYPTLPTDAQVLNVTPLLNELLERISASPWETDWEHGPATHMAALCVAELHAAREEPMTLRFPLDKRLRHLRGDTLPLPLNELAAVSGASERTIGRIFRRETGLSYQQWRQQWRLMKAVEMLASHRRLTDVAGELGFSSDSAFIYFYRSMTGQTPGMLTAKQA comes from the coding sequence ATGAGCTGGCTAAGTGCGGATGCAGAATTTAACCCTGACACGCTGAATAACAGCGTGATTGGCGTGCAGGCTGAACTTGGAGATCATGATTCCGGGCTGCATCGGCACCGTATGGGGCAACTGCTGTTTACCCGGGAAGGCTGCGTGAAGCTCACCCTGGATGAAGGCCGGATGCTCTCTTTACTGCCCCCGGGCAAAGTCGCCTGGCTCCCCGGCGGCGTAAGCCATCGGGCAGAAATGAAAAGTAGCGTAGCCTACCGCTCAATCTGGTTCGACACAAAACGCTACCCCACGCTGCCCACCGACGCACAAGTGCTCAACGTCACGCCATTGCTCAATGAGCTACTGGAAAGGATTTCGGCCAGCCCCTGGGAAACTGACTGGGAACATGGCCCGGCCACGCACATGGCCGCCCTTTGCGTGGCGGAACTGCACGCCGCGAGGGAAGAGCCGATGACGCTGCGCTTCCCGCTGGATAAACGGCTGCGCCACCTGAGGGGTGACACGCTGCCGCTGCCGCTCAACGAACTGGCCGCTGTGAGCGGCGCAAGTGAGCGTACCATTGGGCGTATTTTCCGCCGGGAAACCGGCCTGTCCTACCAGCAATGGCGGCAGCAGTGGCGTTTAATGAAGGCGGTGGAAATGCTGGCAAGCCACAGGCGACTCACCGATGTTGCGGGGGAACTCGGTTTTTCTAGCGACAGCGCCTTTATCTACTTTTACCGCAGCATGACCGGCCAGACACCGGGCATGCTGACGGCGAAACAGGCTTAA
- a CDS encoding chemoreceptor protein has protein sequence MLKNASVRSVIVYFLAISFLVIDLLAFALSASVLVLAMLNIAWVALIVSLWTYMTIYLVRPINNVKRSIDEINSGNLSVHIPEFGNNCAGRLIPGINTLSAEITTLVMDIRKSSQSAKSLSESLAHQSATLSVKTEQQSAMLIQTASSMEQISAGTKNNADSTRELSNITSGAHRSANHGSDLMQKLTSNMTSITDCANKMTEIITIIDSIAFQTNILALNAAVEAARAGEHGKGFAVVAGEVRNLAHKSSESAKNIKSLIDITNQNVLQGASLVSEAEKNMKDIVSGSENIDALMGHIFISTNEQEKGIQQITTALSELEKVTQGNVAVVEELAGSSEVLNKQVFELEKRTSSLHLGASDEASVILSPQLTPRRALKREEEHWQAF, from the coding sequence ATGCTTAAGAATGCAAGCGTTCGAAGCGTTATTGTCTATTTTTTGGCAATATCCTTTTTAGTTATAGATTTATTAGCATTTGCTTTATCAGCCAGCGTGCTTGTTTTAGCCATGCTTAATATTGCCTGGGTTGCCTTAATTGTTTCATTGTGGACGTATATGACGATATATCTTGTACGGCCCATTAATAACGTTAAGCGGAGCATTGACGAAATAAACTCAGGGAATTTATCGGTGCATATCCCTGAGTTTGGTAATAATTGCGCTGGTCGACTAATTCCGGGCATAAATACGCTTTCTGCCGAAATTACTACTCTGGTAATGGATATTCGCAAATCCTCCCAGTCGGCTAAATCACTCTCTGAAAGCCTCGCACACCAAAGCGCCACGCTGTCGGTGAAAACCGAGCAGCAGTCAGCAATGCTGATTCAGACGGCGTCCAGCATGGAACAGATCTCTGCCGGGACAAAAAACAATGCCGACAGCACCCGCGAGCTGAGCAACATTACCAGCGGCGCACACCGTTCGGCTAACCACGGCAGCGACCTGATGCAGAAACTGACCAGCAACATGACCTCGATAACCGACTGTGCCAACAAGATGACGGAGATCATTACCATCATCGACAGCATTGCCTTCCAGACCAATATTCTGGCGCTGAACGCCGCGGTGGAAGCAGCCCGCGCCGGTGAGCACGGTAAGGGCTTTGCGGTAGTGGCCGGTGAAGTCAGGAACCTGGCGCATAAAAGTTCAGAATCGGCCAAGAACATTAAGTCGTTAATTGATATCACCAACCAAAATGTGCTGCAGGGCGCAAGCCTGGTCTCCGAGGCGGAAAAAAATATGAAAGATATAGTTTCCGGCTCAGAAAATATCGACGCGCTGATGGGGCATATTTTTATCTCGACCAATGAACAGGAAAAAGGTATTCAGCAAATTACAACGGCGCTCTCCGAACTGGAAAAAGTCACCCAGGGTAATGTGGCGGTGGTTGAAGAACTGGCCGGGTCTTCAGAAGTGCTGAATAAACAAGTTTTCGAGCTGGAAAAAAGAACCAGCAGCCTGCATCTGGGGGCCAGTGATGAGGCGAGCGTAATTTTATCGCCCCAGCTGACTCCGCGCAGGGCGTTAAAAAGAGAAGAGGAACACTGGCAGGCTTTTTAA